The Phaeacidiphilus oryzae TH49 region TGGAGGACCCCATGCTGGAGCTCCCCGCCCCGGCCGCCCTGGTGCCGCACGCCCGGCATCGCTTCGGCGACCAAGTCCCGGTGCTCACCGGGCGGTTGACGGACGACCTGGGCGATCCGCCGGCCGGCGCGGTGGTCACCGTCACCACCCCGCACGGGCGGCAGCTCGTCCGCGCCCGCACCGACGCCTCCGGCGAGTACGCCGTCGGCGGCCTGCCGGACGGGGCGGTGATCGTCCTCGGCACGGCGCCGGGCCATCTGCCCGCGGTGACCCGCGAGATCGTCCGCAACGCCCGGCCCTCCCGGCTCGACCTCCAGCTCCCCCGGCGGGCCGCGGAGGCCGCGGAGCCGGCCGGAGCGAGCGGTCGCTGAGCCGGGCGCCCGCCCCCGACGGCCTCAGCCCGCGAGTTCCGCCGCCTTGCGCTCCCGCTTGGCGAGCACGGCCTCGCGGGCCTCGGCGGACTCCCGCAGGACGGCCCGGCGATCGCGCTTGGAGAGGCGGGAGAGGTAGAGCCGCCCGTCCAGGTGGTCGGTCTCGTGCTGGAGGCACCGGGCGAAGTACCCCCGGCCCTCGATGACCAGGGGGTTGCCGTCCTTGTCGAAGCCGCGGGCGACCGCGCGGTCCGCGCGCGGCACGGTGATCGCCGCGCCCGGCACCGAGAGGCAGCCCTCGCTCTCCTCGAGCAGCCGGCGCTCGCCCGGGTCCGCCTCGTCCAGCACCGGGTTGAGGATGTGCCCGACATGGCGCACCCCCTCCTCGTCCCAGCAGTCGTAGACGAACAGCCGCAGGTCCACACCGACCTGGTTGGCCGCGAGCCCGGCGCCGTCGGCGATGTACTGGGTGGCGAACATGTCGTCGATCAGCGCGGCGAGCTCCGCACTGCCGAACTCCCCGGCCGGCACCGGGCGGCAGGCGCGCTCCAGCACCTCCTCGCCCACCTCGGTGATCCGCCGCACCGTGCCCCGCCGGGCCTCCGGCGGAACGACGGGGTGGCTGTCGACGAGACGACCGAGGACGCGCACGGGCACGAGGGACTCCCTGGGTGGACGAGGTTCTGAACCGCCTTGGCGGCGAACCATTTTGCCATCCCGCCTCACCCGGCACGGGAGGAATGATGTGCAATCTCTTGACCGCTGTCACGGATCAGCCTAATTTCGCGCGCATGCCGAAACGAATCGTGTTGCGCGCACTGGCCGCCGGGAGCGCCGCGCTGCTCGCCTCCGCCGCACTGCCGGCGGCCGGCGCCCTCGCCGACAGCGGAACGGCGGCGACGGCCGCCGCCCACTACAGCGGAACCCTCGCGGACGGCGCCCAGTGGATCGCCGACGTCCCCCCGGGCACCGCCTGGAACGGCACCGTTCTGCTCTTCAGCCACGGCTTCGGCCCGACCGTCGCACAGGACTCCCCCAGCGACGGCGTCGCCCAGGCACTGCTGGCCCGCGGCTACGCCCTGGCCGGCTCCTCCTACGACCCCAACGGCTCCTGGTGGGCGCTGAACAGCGCCGAGCACGACCAGTTCGCCACCCTCGACGCCTTCGACGCCACCGTGGGCGCGGCCACCGGCCACCGCCCGAGCCGGGTGATCGCGGTCGGCGAGTCGATGGGCGGGCTGGTCAACGCCCAGCTGGCGCGGGACGGCGGCGGCCGGATCGACGGCGCCCTGGGCCTCTGCGGACTGGTCGCCGGCGGCGTCGACCTGGACGAGTACCAGCTGGACGGGGAGTACGCGATCGCCCGGCTGCTGGACCCGGCGGGCGGCGTGAAGCTGGTGGACTTCTCCTCGGCGGCGGACGCCCAGGCCACCGCGGACCGGCTGGCGGCGCTGGTGACCGCGGCCCAGCAGACGCCCGCCGGGCGGGCCCGGATCGCCCTCGCCGCCGCGTACCTGAACACCGCCGACTGGGCGCCGGGCCTCAACCCGCCCGCCGCCGGCGACTATCCGGGACAGGAGGCGCAGCAGTACGACTGGCTGGTCACCCAGGGCGTCCTGGCCTTCGTCGAGTTCGGCCGGTACGAGGTCGAGCAGTCGGCCGGCGGCAACACCTCCTGGACCACCGGCGTGGACTTCCGCCGGCTGCTGGACTCCTCCGTCCACCTCCGCGAGGTGCGCGGGCTGTACCGGGCGGCCGGGCTGGACCTGGACGCGGACCTGTCCGCGCTGGACAGCGGGCCGCGGGTGGCCGCGGATCCGGCGGCGGTGGCCCGGCTCCGGACCTCGTCGACGGCCGGCCAGTCGCTGGCCGTACCGCTCCTCGACCTCCACACCACGGCCGACCAGCTGGTGCCGGTCGAGCAGGAGAACGCCTTCGCGCGCCGGGTGGCGCGGTCCGGGGACGGCGGCCTGCTGCGGCAGGCGTACGTGTCCCGGCAGAGCCACTGCAACTTCACCACCGCCGAGGTGGTGGCCGGCCTGGAGGCCGTCGACTCCCGTGTCAGCACCGGCCGTTGGGGCGCCTCGGCGACCGCGGGGGCCCTGCAGACCGCGGCGGAGGCGATGGGCCCCGCGGCCGGTGGAGCGGCGTTCACCGACTTCCGTCCGCCCCGGCTGGTGGGAGCCGACGCCCGCTAGCGCCGCGGGCTCGCCAGCGCCGGGGGCCCGCTGGCGCCGCGGTGGCCGCGAAGCGGACGGGCTCCGGTCCTGGGGGCGGTCGTCCCGTGGTCGCTTTTGTACAAGACCCACGGCTTCGGTTCGCGCACCCTGGTTCCGGGCGCGGGGGACGCGCCCGGGTGCAGCACGGCGGTGGAAGGTACGGGCCCGGCCGGCAGCAGGGGGAGCTACGTGCCTGACCGGGGAGGGCGCGTACCGGCGGGCCGCGGGTACCTCCCACCGCCGCGCTGACACCCACGGCCGGGGCCGGAGCTCAGAGGGCGTCCACGGCCTCGACCCGCCACCCGCCCGAGGTGTGCGCCATGGTGAACCGCACCCGGTCGAGGTCGACCCTGGACCCCGCCACCTTGGTGCTGGTGGTGGTCTGGTTGACGAACAGCAGGACCACCACCCGGTTCCGCGTCGCGGAGACCACCGAGACGGCCGGAGCCCCGCCGATCGGCGCCTTCGCCACCACGGCCCGTACGACGCCGTGGTACCGGCCGGCCGTCGGCCCGACCACGGACGCGGTGGTGCGGGCGTACTCGCTGCGGAAGCCGCCGGTGATGTACGTCCGCGCGGTGGCGAAGTCCCTGTTCAGATGCCGGTAGTCATAGGAGAGGACGGCCGGTGCGGCGAGCCGCGCGGCGGCGCTCGCGGCGGTCGCGGCCCGCGCGGTCTCCCGCGCGTTCCACCAGTCGCGGGCCGCCACCCCGGCCGAGGCGAGCGCCACCGCGCAGGCGACGGCGAGCCCGGCGCACACCGCCGCGCGCCC contains the following coding sequences:
- the def gene encoding peptide deformylase encodes the protein MPVRVLGRLVDSHPVVPPEARRGTVRRITEVGEEVLERACRPVPAGEFGSAELAALIDDMFATQYIADGAGLAANQVGVDLRLFVYDCWDEEGVRHVGHILNPVLDEADPGERRLLEESEGCLSVPGAAITVPRADRAVARGFDKDGNPLVIEGRGYFARCLQHETDHLDGRLYLSRLSKRDRRAVLRESAEAREAVLAKRERKAAELAG
- a CDS encoding alpha/beta fold hydrolase; protein product: MPKRIVLRALAAGSAALLASAALPAAGALADSGTAATAAAHYSGTLADGAQWIADVPPGTAWNGTVLLFSHGFGPTVAQDSPSDGVAQALLARGYALAGSSYDPNGSWWALNSAEHDQFATLDAFDATVGAATGHRPSRVIAVGESMGGLVNAQLARDGGGRIDGALGLCGLVAGGVDLDEYQLDGEYAIARLLDPAGGVKLVDFSSAADAQATADRLAALVTAAQQTPAGRARIALAAAYLNTADWAPGLNPPAAGDYPGQEAQQYDWLVTQGVLAFVEFGRYEVEQSAGGNTSWTTGVDFRRLLDSSVHLREVRGLYRAAGLDLDADLSALDSGPRVAADPAAVARLRTSSTAGQSLAVPLLDLHTTADQLVPVEQENAFARRVARSGDGGLLRQAYVSRQSHCNFTTAEVVAGLEAVDSRVSTGRWGASATAGALQTAAEAMGPAAGGAAFTDFRPPRLVGADAR